One window of the Rhipicephalus sanguineus isolate Rsan-2018 chromosome 4, BIME_Rsan_1.4, whole genome shotgun sequence genome contains the following:
- the LOC119391304 gene encoding ubiquitin-conjugating enzyme E2 Z: protein MANNWDPLSIQHEVPSPMCLLRVKRDIAEFNAQPPARLFISPEESDITQVHVLMIGAPGSPYEGGFFQFFLKFPPNYPLSPPRVRFLTTDEGRVQFHVHLYSCGKVCVTTLGTGGGPCDWSPAQSLSSTLVSVQSLLSDNPYYDIFSVQLWRGDSEKYNTLIQHETIRVAVCEQVEAALRDDAKCPPSFRKVILESFLESYGKYVDAVTARLDQTGTPLKYFALGSVKRIAEYDALLTRLQSLKSQVEKKKQEEEAAAAAAAAQVTSCGPGHI, encoded by the coding sequence ATGGCCAACAACTGGGACCCATTGAGCATCCAGCACGAGGTGCCGAGCCCGATGTGCCTGCTCAGGGTCAAGAGGGACATCGCCGAATTCAACGCGCAGCCACCGGCGAGGCTCTTCATCTCTCCCGAGGAAAGCGACATCACCCAAGTCCACGTGCTCATGATCGGAGCGCCCGGTTCGCCGTACGAAGGCGGATTCTTCCAGTTCTTCCTCAAGTTCCCGCCAAACTACCCGCTGAGCCCGCCTCGCGTTCGGTTCCTTACCACGGACGAAGGTAGAGTCCAGTTTCACGTACACCTCTACTCCTGCGGCAAGGTCTGCGTGACCACCTTGGGCACCGGTGGCGGACCGTGTGACTGGAGCCCCGCCCAATCGCTGTCCAGCACCCTGGTCTCCGTGCAGTCGCTGCTCAGTGACAACCCATACTACGACATATTCAGCGTACAACTTTGGAGAGGTGACAGCGAAAAGTACAACACCCTCATCCAACACGAGACGATCCGCGTGGCGGTGTGCGAACAAGTGGAGGCGGCCCTCAGGGACGACGCCAAGTGTCCGCCGTCCTTCAGGAAGGTCATACTCGAGTCGTTCCTCGAGTCGTACGGGAAGTACGTGGACGCCGTCACGGCGCGGCTCGATCAGACGGGAACGCCGCTCAAGTACTTCGCGTTGGGCTCCGTGAAAAGGATCGCCGAGTACGACGCGTTACTGACCCGACTGCAGAGCCTCAAGAGCCAAGTCGAGAAGaagaaacaggaagaagaagcagcagcggcggctgctgctgctcaAGTAACGTCATGCGGGCCGGGGCACATCTGA
- the LOC119391305 gene encoding ubiquitin-conjugating enzyme E2 Z produces MYHEIPFPVFQMKPPNSWDPFEHQDEQPSQQCLQRVRKDIVDFVAHPPPRIFISPVESDMTGIDVLILGTPDSPYEGGAFQFYLKCPPDYPLSPPRVRFLNTDEGRVRFHAHLCATGKVCVRTLGTLRGPGWNPTQSLRGTLASIQWLLGAHPLYAFRLQATRREVASYDIFVQYETIRVAVCDQVDAALREDARCYRKYENTVRARLHQNGWKLWDPVGCKYTTAQYETLLTRLQELRDKVQEQKKAEVVATACVAPAAEV; encoded by the exons ATGTACCACGAAATCCCTTTCCCCGTGTTCCAAATGAAACCACCAAATTCCTGGGACCCGTTCGAGCACCAGGACGAGCAGCCCAGTCAGCAGTGCCTGCAAAGGGTGAGGAAGGACATCGTCGACTTCGTCGCGCATCCACCGCCGAGGATATTCATCTCCCCCGTGGAAAGCGACATGACGGGGATCGACGTGCTAATTCTGGGCACGCCGGATTCGCCGTACGAAGGTGGCGCCTTTCAGTTCTACCTCAAGTGCCCGCCGGACTACCCGCTGAGTCCGCCCCGAGTCCGATTCCTGAACACGGACGAGGGCAGAGTTCGATTTCACGCGCACCTCTGCGCCACGGGCAAGGTCTGCGTCAGGACCCTGGGCACGCTGCGCGGACCGGGTTGGAACCCGACCCAGTCGCTGCGGGGCACACTAGCTTCCATCCAATGGCTGTTAGGTGCGCACCCGCTGTACGCGTTCAGGTTGCAAGCGACGCGACGAGAAGTCGCGTCGTACGACATCTTCGTCCAGTACGAGACGATCCGGGTAGCCGTGTGCGACCAAGTCGACGCGGCCCTCAGGGAGGACGCCCG TTGCTACCGAAAGTACGAGAACACCGTCAGGGCGCGGCTTCATCAGAATGGCTGGAAGTTGTGGGACCCCGTCGGTTGCAAGTACACCACCGCGCAGTACGAGACGTTGCTGACGCGACTGCAGGAACTCAGGGACAAGGTCCAGGAGCAGAAGAAGGCCGAAGTTGTCGCGACCGCATGCGTGGCTCCTGCGGCCGAGGTTTAA